The Amycolatopsis coloradensis sequence CGTCGAGGCAGGCGGTCAGCGCCGGCCGGATGTCCTGTGCGGGGGCCTCGTTGAACTCTCGGATGGTGAGCGGCACGGGAACTGACGGTACGGCGGCGATTCCGCCGTCGTCAACATTTTGTTGAAACGGCTCTTCAGTCTTGGTCGCGGTTGAGGTAGTTGTAGACCGTGAACCTCGTGACCCCCAGCGCCTCGGCGACGGTCGACACTGACTTGCGGAGGCCGAACGCGCCGCGTTCCTTGAGTAGTCGCACCGCGCGCTGCTTGGCGGCGCGGTCGAGGGTGTCGAGTTTGCCGCCGAGTTCGCGTTCGACGTCGCCGATGAGCCGGGCCAGCGCGCTGTGCAGTTCGACTGCGGGTTCGCCCGCGTCGTCACCGACCTGCCGGAGCTGGAGGGTCACGCGCGTGGCGCCGCCGTGCAGTGCCGCCCTGGCGATGGCGGGAAGCGCGTCGAGGAGGGTGTCGGCGTCGCCGCGGACGAGGGTGCCGAGCGGGCCGAAGTCGGCGGACAGGCCCGCGCCTTCCGCGGTGTCGCGGGCTTTGACGGCGTGTTCGGGTGGCGGACCCTCGCCGTGGAACGGTTCGCTGGTGAACTCGGCTTCTAACTGCACGAAGCGAAGGTAGCGCCGCCTGGGCTCGTTGACGAGCAGGGTGGCCGGAGTTAATGTCGGAGTGCGAAACCTCGATTCCACTCAGTGGAAGTTGGAGGCTTGTAGATGGACTTGGTGATCAAAGCCGCCCGAGCCGTGACGGCCGCCGGAGAGGTACCCGCGACCATCGGTGTCGACGGCGGCCGCATCGTCGCGGTGGAGCCCGCCGAAGCCGATCTGGACGGCGATCGGGTACTCGGACTCGGCGAGGACGTCGTCCTGCTGCCGGGTCTGGTGGACACGCACGTGCACGTCAACGATCCGGGCCGCACCGAATGGGAGGGTTTCGCCTCGGCGACCCGCGCGGCCGCGGCCGGCGGGGTCACCACGATCGTGGACATGCCGCTGAACAGTCTGCCGCCGACGGTCGACGTCGCGTCGCTGGAAGTGAAGCGCAAGACCGCCGAAGGGCGGGTGCACGTCGACGTCGGGTTCTGGGGCGGGGCGATTCCCGGCAACCTCGCGGACCTGCGCGGCCTTCACGAGGCCGGCGTGTTCGGCTTCAAATCGTTCCTGCTGCATTCCGGTGTCGACGAGTTCCCGCCGCTGGACGCGCGCGGGCTCGAAGAGGCGATGGCCGAACTGCGGACCTTCGACGGCATGATCATCGTGCACGCGGAGGACTCCGACGCGATCGACCACGCGCCCGACCCGCACGGCGAGAAGTACGAAGACTTCCTGCACTCGCGGCCGCGCGGCGCGGAGAACGTGGCGATCGCGCAGGTCATCGAGCTGGCCAGGAAGACCGGCGTCCGCGCGCACATCCTGCACCTGTCCTCCTCGGACGCGCTGCCGATGGTCGAGAGCGCGCGGCGCGACGGCGTCCGGCTGACCGCCGAGACCTGCCCGCATTATCTGAGCTTCACCGCCGAGGAGATCGGCGACGGCGCCACGCAGTTCAAATGCTGCCCGCCGATCCGCGAGGCCGGGAACCGCGAGCTGCTGTGGAAGGGCCTCGCGGACGGCGTCATCGACTGTGTGGTGACCGACCATTCGCCGTGCACCCCCGAGCTGAAACGCTTCGACAGCGGCGATTTCGGGCTCGCCTGGGGCGGGATCGCCGGCCTGCAACTAGGCCTGCCCGCCGTCTGGACCCAGGCGCGGCAGCGCGGGTTCGCCCTCACCGACGTCGTCCGCTGGATGGCCGAACATCCGGCCGCGCAGGCGGGGATGCGGCGCAAGGGGCATCTCGCGCCGGGCTACGACGCCGACTTCAGCGTGTTCGCGCCCGACGAGGCCTTCGTCGTCGACGTCGCGAAATTGAAGCACCGCAACCCGGTCAGCGCCTACCACGGACGGCCGCTCGCCGGTGTCGTCCGGAGCACGTGGTTGCGCGGCGAGGAGATCACCGGCGAAGACCCGGCAGGCGTTCTGCTGACCCGGGGTGACTGCTGAGATGGAGGATGCCGTGAACGACCGTCCTGAGTGGACAGCCCTGCCCGATCTGGCCTCGCGCAAGTTCGGCGGGACCGTGATGTGGGCGACGGACGAGTTGTTCGCCGAGAAGGAGAACCTGGTCAACCCCTGGGTGCCCGCGCATCAGACGGAGACCTTCGGCCCCAAGGGTCAGGTCTACGACGGCTGGGAGACCCGGCGGCACCGCGAACCCGGCGACGACCAGGCGGTGATCCGGCTCGGCCTGGCGGGCGCGATCACCGGTGTCATCGTGGACACCGCCTTCTTCAAGGGCAATTACCCGCCGTTCGTCTCGGTCGAGGCGTGTGCCGTCGACGGCTATCCCAACGCCGCCGAACTGGCCGAAGCGGACTGGGACGTGCTGGTGAAACGCGGCGCGGCGGCGGGGCACACGGAGAACTCCTTCGAGGTCGGCGGGAGCAAGCGCTACACGCACGTCCGGCTGACCATGCACCCGGACGGCGGCGTGGCCCGGCTGCGGGTGCACGGCACGCCGATCCCGGATCCGCGGCTGCTCGACCTCGGCGCGCTCGATCTCGCCGCGCTGGAGAACGGCGCGGTGGTCACCGGGTGCAGCGACATGTTCTATTCCTCGCCCAACAACCTCTTCTCGCCAGGGCTCGCCGCGCATCAGGCCGAGGGCTGGGAGACCGCGCGGCGCCGGGACGGCGGGAACGACTGGGTCACGGTGCGCCTCGCCGGCGCGGGCGTCGTCCGGTTCGCCGAACTGGACAACAGCAACCTCAAGGGCAACGCGCCGGGCTGGGCGTCGCTGAGCGGCCGGGACGGCGACGGCGAATGGATCGAACTGCTGCCGAAGACCCGCTTGCAGCCCGATACACGGCACCGCTTCGCCCTCGCCGAGGGACCTGAGGTGACCGAGGTCCGTCTCGACATCTATCCCGACGGCGGGATGGCGCGCCTACGGCTCTTCGGGGCGCTTTCGGAGCGCGGCCGCGCCGATCTCGCGTCGCGTTTCGAGGCCGCTCAGGGCTGAGCGCCGGGCCGGTTCAGATACGCGGAGAACAACGAGAGGACGGTGCCGATCGAGAAGATCGCGGTGAGCCACCAAGCGCCGCCGATGGACAGGTTCCACACCAGGGCACCCACCATCAGCACCGCCATGACGATGTTCCTGATCTGCAGCGGCGTCGGTTTGGCCATGCCGTCACCCTCTCACGGGCGGCGGTCGCGCTGGTCAGGGGGCGGACTGGCGACGGGAGCTGATCACTCCGGTGTCGAATCCGGCGAGGTGGAGCCCGCCCGCGAACCGGGCGTGCTCGATCTTGACGCAGCGGTTCATCACCACGTCCAGGCCGGCCTCCTTCGCGCGGTCGGCGACGGGCTCGTGCCACAGGCCCAATTGCAGCCAGAGCGTGCGCGCTCCTGCCTTGACGACCTCCTCGGCGACGCCGGGGAGGTCGTCGTGCTTGCGGAAGACGCTGACCAGGTCGACCTCGCCGGGCACATCGGCCAGTGACGGGTACACCGGCCGCCCGAGGAGCTCGTCCAGCCGCGGGTTCACGAAGTTGACCTCGTACTTGCTGGAGGAGAGCAGGTACGTCGCGACGAAGAAGCTCGGCCGCGCCGGGTTGTTCGAGGCGCCGACGATGGTCACCGACCTCGTCCGCGAAAGGATGCGGCGCCGCTCGACCGCGCCGACGTCGTAGGTCATCCCGCCACCGCCTTGCCGAGTGCCTGATCGAGATCCCACAGGATGTCGTCGACGTCCTCCAGCCCGACCGACAGGCGGATCAGATCCGCTCCCACGCCCGCCGCGCGCAACTGGTCTTCGGAGAGCTGCTGGTGGGTGGTGGACGCCGGATGGATGACGAGCGTGCGCGCGTCCCCGACGTTGGCCAGATGCGACAGCAGCTCGACCGAGTTCACGAACGTCTCCCCGGCCGCGCGGCCGCCGTCGACGCCGAAGGAGAACACGGCACCCGGCCCGGCGGGCAGGTACTTCTTCGCGCGGTCGTGGTGCGGGTGATCCGGCAGGCCCGCGTAGTTCACCCAAGCCACCCGGCTGTCGTTCGCGAGGTACTCCGCGACGGCTCGCGCGTTGGCGACGTGGGCGTCCATCCGCTGCGGCAGCGTCTCGACCCCTTGCAGCAGCAGGAAGGCCGAGTGCGGCGAGAGGACGGCACCGATGTCGCGCAACTGCTCGGCGCGAAGCCGGGTGCAGAAGGCGTACTCGCCGAAGTTCTCCCAGTACTTCAGGCCGCCGTAGCTCTCGACGGTCTCGGTCATCCGCGGGAACTTCCCGTTGCCCCAGTCGAACTTCCCGGACTCGACGACCACCCCGCCCAGCGTGGTCCCGTGCCCGCCGAGGAACTTCGTCGCCGAATGCAGCACGATGTCCGCGCCGTGCTCGATCGGGCGGCACAGGTACGGCGTCGCCAAGGTGGCGTCGACGACCAGCGGGATGTCGTGCGCGTGCGCGAGTTCCGCCAGCCCGGCGATGTCGGCGATCCCGCCGCCGGGATTGCCGATGACCTCGGTGAAGATCAGCTTCGTCCGGTCGGTGATCGCGGCCGCGTAGTCCTCGACGCGGTCTCCGCTGACGAAGGTGGTCTCGATACCGAAGCGGCGCAGCGTCCCGGTGAGTTGCGTGACCGTGCCGCCGTAGAGCCCGCCCGCCGAGACGACGTGGTCGCCCGCCTCGGCGAGGGCGGAGAACGTCAGGAACTCCGCCGCCTGACCACTGCCGGTCGCGACTCCGCCGATCGCGCCTTCGAGGCTGGCCAAGCGCTCCTCGAAGGCCGCGACCGTCGGGTTGCCGATGCGGCTGTAGATGTTGCCGTACTTCTGCAGCGCGAACAGGTTCGCCGCGTCGGCCGCGTCCTCGAAAACGAAGCTCGTGGTCTGGTAGATGGGCACGGCGCGGGCGCCGGTCGCCGGGTCGGGCGTCCCGCCCGCGTGCAGGGCGCGGGTGCGGAAGCCCCAGGTGCGTTCACTCATCGCGCCCGACGCTACCTCGCGTCCCACCCCGTGGCCATCGTTCCCAGTCCGTGGCTACTTGCGGTCCAAAGTGATCACGGTGCCGGGACGGTGGCCGTTACGGCGCGGGGTGACCGGACGCGGCTCACGCGAGACCGCGACCCCGGCCGGACGCTGCCGATCGACCGGCAGGACCTCTCGCGAGTTCGTCCGGTCGGCCAGCCGCAGGGACTGCGCCGAGGTCAGCCACTCTTCGGCGGGCTCCGCGATTTCGAGCAGCAGGGCCTCGAACTCCGATCGGGTGGTCTCGAGGATGTGCGGCGCCGCGAGCCAGCGCAGCACCTGACGTCCGGTGACCGCCATCCGCTGGCGCGGCGAGGACACCAGCCGCTGATCGAAGTAGCGGATCAGCACCTCGTCCACGGTGTCCCACGCGTTGGCCGCGCCGAACAGGTCCAGTACGTCCTCCGAACCGAGGATCTTGAACGCCTCGGTCAGCAGCTGCATGACCTCCACCCGCAGCACGTTCAGATGGCCGTACGACGTGAACTTCAGGTTGTTCCGCAGGTCCAGACCGCTGCGCCGGACGACCGCGACACTGCCGAAGCTCGGGTCGTACGCGCGTTCGCGGACGACGTCCGAGATCCGCTTGTCCCGCCAGAACAACGCGACCTGGTTGCTGAACTGCGTGAACAGTTGGTGGAAATCGGTGTTCGGCCGCGAGTTGGCCGAGCCGAGCCCCTTGCCGTAGCCGAGCACTCGCCGGTACGCGCTGACGCGGTCCCGCCGGGTGTAGCGCAGGACGTCCCGCCGGTCGAACCGGTACAGGCCGAACGCGCCGGGACCGTCCGAGAGCCGGATGGCGCCACCCTGGAACAGCTCCTGCAGCTTCTGCACCACGCGGAAGACGCCGATCCGCTCGTGCTGGTACAGGTAGTACAGGTCGCCGACCGCGATGACCCGCTCCGAAGCGACCGTCTCGTCGTAGGCGTCGACACCCGGCGGCATCGCCGTCGCGCCGAGATCCGCGGCCGAACCGTCGCCGAGACCGACGAGCTGCGCGATCCCGCCGTCCGCGGGCCCCGGTTTGCCCCGCTGTTCGGCCTCGACCGCGGTGAGCATGTCGTCCAGCTGCTTGAGGACCGCGTCGCCGAGTTTCGGATCGCTGCCCAGTTCGTTCGCGAGCTTCCCGGCGACCTGGCCGCGCAGAGCCGCGACCCGGTCGAAGAGTTCCCGGTATTCCTTTTCCGTGCCCATCGTCTTCCTCCCGTACGGGTCCGGCTACTGCCCGGTCCGCTTGCGCGTGGTCCGGGGTTTCGGCGGTTCCTCCGCCTCGGGTGGTGTCCGTACTTCTCCGGCGCCGTGCCCCTCGCGGAGTTCGGCGACCGAAGGCACCGCCGGCGTCCGGCCGGGCGGTGGCGTGAGCTGCGGCGTGGGCGGCGCGGGCGGGTTCGGCTCGGCCGACGACGGCGAGCCGTCCCGCCCGATCGGCTCGGCGATCCGGACGACCTCCTGGAGGTGGTCGTCGAGTTCGTCGATGGCCCGCTGCACACGGGAGCTGAAGAACCCCGGGGGAAGCGACGCGCGGAAGTTGCCCGGCACGTCCCCGTTGGAACCGCCGGTGCTCTGCCGGGGAAGGTTCGTCACGATCCGCTGCAGCCGCTTCGCGATCTGCAGGAACGATGTCCCGACGCCTTCCTTGCCCGCCGACTCGATCAGCTTGCCGCCCTCGAAGGTGGCGAACTCGCGGATCCAGCGCAGCAGCCCGCCGAGCGACATCGTCCCGCCCTGCGGATCGGGGACACGGAGCACTTCGAGGTCCTCCTGCTGGACGAACACCGACCGCAGCATCGCGACGACCTCGTCGACCTGCGACGCCGTCGCGGACAGCAGCCGCGAGAGAGCGACCACGGCGGGACCGAAGAACGGCTGACCGCCGACCGGCTGCGAGAACGGGTCGATCTTGTCGCGTGCGTCCTGCCAGCCCCTGAACAACGAGACGACCCAATCCGTCAGCGTGATGAAGGAGGTCTGGATCCGTTCCTCCTCGATCGTGTTGACCTTGCCCGAGACCAGGCCGAACTCGTCCCGCAGCTGGCCGAGGTGCCCTTGCGTACGGTCTCCGGCGCCGACCGCGAGGCCGCCGTTCCCGAGCAGCAGCAGGAAGAGCTGATCGACCCGCGCCACACGGATCAGCGGGCTCTCCAGCTCCTGCCGGATCTGTTCGAGATCGTGCCGGACGAGCGCGCGGAAACCCTCCGCGTTCTCGGGATCCGCGTCCGTCCTCAGTGGACGGAGCGAATCGAGCAGCGCCAGCGAGTCCTTGACCGCGCTCCTGGCCCTCGCCGCGAGCGAGGCCTGGCCGCCGGTGACGGCGCCGAGGTCGGCCTGAATGGCATATCCGCGCGGAGTCCACTTCGCCTCGGTGCGTCCCTGGACCTCTTTCAGCTCGAAACTGCCGGTCAGCGCGGCCACGAACCCCTTGGTGTCGCCTTCACGCCATTTCCAGCCGAGCATGTCGCTGATCGTCTGTTCGGCGAGTTTGCCGGGTGGCGCCGCCTGCGGTGGGTACTGCCCGGTCGACAGCGGATACGCGCTGTCGATGTCCTGTGCGCGCGGCAAGGTCGCGCCGCGGTCGTCGTTGATCGTCATCGGGTCGCCCCATATCCCTTGAATTCGGCCAGTTCCACTGCTTCACGCCAGCACCGCACCATCACGTCCTCCGCCGAGGACAGGGCGGCGGCGCAGTGGTCCACCCCGGCGTGGAAGCTTTTCGCCCAGCCCCGCCATTCCTGTTCCCGTCCGTGCACCGCGCGCACCAGCCCGGAGACCGCGTGGTGCGAACGGCACTGCCCGTCCACGCGCCGCCGCAGCTTCAGCAGCGACGACGCCGTGGTGTGCAACGATTCGGCGCTCACCGGGCCCTGTGTCGCCCGCGTGGCCGCCTCGACCTCTCCTGTGCCGTCCAGGACGACCTCGGCGAGGTGATCCGCCGCGGCGAGCCCGACACCGGCGGGCCGGTCTTCGGCGACGCTGATCTCCAAGGCCCGCCAGCACGCGGCCACCTGGTTCACTTCCTTGCCCAGCCGGGAGAATTCGGTGTGGAGCGTCATCTCGCCCTCCTGCCGAGCTCTTCCATGAAGAAACCGAAAAGCCGTTTCGGTGGCGCCATCCGTTCGTCGAGCGCGAACCGGACCGCCCCGATGAGGAACCGTTCCGGGACCACACCCGGGGACACCCCGTCGGCCAGTCTTCTCGCGGCTTCTTCGATCATCGCCTGTTCCTTGGCTTCGAACCGCAGCACCTTCGCCAGGGGACGGTGCCCCAGCGAGGGGAACGAGGTGAAGCACATCGCGTCCACCACCTCGGGGATCGCCTTGTCCGCCGTCCTCAGCAGCGCCGGCGGTGCGTTGATCAGCTTCGCCCTCGGGTACAGCTTGTGCCACATCGCCGCGTACGACTCCGCGTGCCGGGTGAAACCCATGCGGCGCAACAGCTCCACCGAGATCTTCGCGCGGAGGTACGGCACCGGGTGCACCGCGCGCGGGGTGAATCCCGTCGTTTCGAGTTCGGTGCGCCCGATGACGTCGAACAGCGAACCGACGACCGCCGGGCCGCCCAGCAGCAGCGCGGACAGGTCGGCGAACGTCTCCCGGTTCCACCTGACCCAGACGCCGGTCACCTCCCGCGGCACCCCCGCTTCGACGAGCCTCGCCGCCACCTGCAACGGGATCGCCCTGGCGAGACCCAGATCGTTCTGCAGGTTGTGACTCACCTCGTGCAGGACCGCGCCGAGCGTCCACGGGTTCACCAGCCGGTGGTACGGAAGCTGGATCAGCGGAAAGGGATTGAGCCGGTTCCCCAGCCGCCGCAAGGGGATCCCACGGCGCGAGGTAGCCGGGCCGGATCCGGTGCGCAGGTAGCAGAACGGTGGCGGGGTCGGGATCGACCGCCAGCGCCCGATCCCGAGGTAGGCGTACTGATAGCAGTCGAGTGCCACCCGGTCGCACGCCACCAGCCACGGGGCGAACGCGCCTTGCCGCTGGTTGAACAGATCGAGGTAGAAGTCCCAGACCCCTTCGGTGGTCTTGACCCAGCGCTGTGCCCGGGACTTCGCCCGCAGCAGACGCGCGAGCTCGGCCTGCCCTGGCCGCGCCACCGCCTCGTCCGCGGCGCGGCGAGCCGAACGGGTCGCAGAGTACAACGGCTTCCGCAAGGTCGCCATCGTCCGGTTGACCGCCGCGAGATGTGCCCGGCTCGGACCGGTGGCCGGGTCACCGAACTCCGACCAGCGGAACGGCCGCAGCGCCTCCAGATGCCGTTCCACGTTGGTGGCCTGGGACAGCAGCCAAGCGGTCAGCTCGTCTTCCCCGGACGGCCTCGCCCGCCGGAACCCGGTGGACGAGGCCGATTCACCGGATGCCGCGGGCAGCGCCTCAACGGCGGCGCGCACGGCCGCGCGCCTTGCCACGACGGGCGGCGCCCGCCCGGGCCCGGGGCTGCGTCCTGCGCCCGCCGCGGGCGGCGGGGCGACGGCGGCGCTGCTGGGGACGGCCGCGACGGCGCGGCTGGCTCCGGCGGTTCGCGGGCGCGTTCTGCGCGCTGTTCACGGTGTGGCCGACCAGCCTGCGCGTGATGTACCTGGCGTTGATCGGGCGGCCGTCGGCGTACCGGCGCCCCACGTCGCGAGCGGTGCGCCCGATGATCTTCGGGATGTGCCGGACGGCGCGACGTGTCGCCGGGTTCCGCCACAGCTTGCGCCCGAGGTTGATCGCGCCGCGGATCAGCTGCGGACCGTGTTTGACGATCTTCGGCGCCGCCCATTTCGCCGCCTGGAACGCCAGCGGAGCGAGCGCGCCGAGGAAGGCCTCCGCCTCGTCCTCGGTCTCGGCGTTCTCCGCCTGGAAAGCCAGTTGCGCCATCATTTCGGCGTCGGGGTAGACGCGCCGCGCCGGATGCGTGAAGTCCTCGTCCTCGGACTCCAGCTCGAACTCGTCCTCGAGTTCGCGGACGACGGCCTCGAACTCGGACTCGAATTCGTCTTCGTCCTCGTACTCGCCGTAGACCTCGTCCTCCAGCTCGTCTTCGAGCTCCCGGACCAGGCCGCCGAGCTCGTCTTCGAACTCGTCCTCGTCCTCGAATTCGCCTTCCAGTTCGTCCTCGAGTTCGTTTTCGAACTCGGCCTCGAGTTCACGGCTCAGCTCGTCTTCCAGCTCGCCGTCCACTGCCGCATAGCCACGGCTCATAACCGTTCTCCTCTGCTCCGGTGAAAATCCGCGATCGCCGGCGCGGTGCGTCGGTGAGCACGGATCCGACACTGCCCGTGCACCGTGAGCACCGGTAGTCACACGTTCCTGCGTGACATGAATCGACTAGTTCGTACTTGTCACACAAATCGACGATGCGCTTTTCCTGTCGGAGGGGTTTGCTAGAGAGGGAGGGAGACCTAGAGGGGGGAGGCCGGTCTGTGTCCACGAGCCCGGTGATGGGATTTCCTGCTTCATCGATACACGACCTCGCGCGGCAGAAGGCGATGGTCGTCACGGAGGACGAAGCCGTACGAAACTTGGCGAGATCACTCGTCAGACGTGTCATGGAACTGAACGACGGTGCCACCGTGCAGCGGAAGCCACTGCTCGACGTCACCGAGTACGGCGTCCGATGCCTGCTCGTGCCGGTGGCGCCGGAGCCGCACGACCTGCTCAGCCCGCGCGAGCACGAAGTGGCGCGCATGGTCGGCAGGGGCTATACGAACAAGCAGATCGCCGGTGTCCTGGAAATCAGCCTGAACACCGTTTCCGCGCATATGCGCCGGATCTTCACCAAACTGGGGGTCGGTTCCCGTGCGGCGATGGTGGCCGCGCTGACCGGTGAGAATCTCGCCGCCGGATGAGGCGACCACTCACGACCAACCCGACCGATCGCCAGGCCCGCTCGCCTTGTCGCGCAAGGAAATCGCGCACTAGCCGAGCGCGGCGCGCAGCCGCCGGTCCCGTTCCTCCGGGGTCTGCCGGGGGCAACTGGTGCACTTCGGGTTGCCCGCTTCGTAGATCAGGCAACAGGAAGCACGGCGCACCACGGTGTTCCGCCCGATCCGGGAGAACCGCGGCTCCGGCATCCCGAGCCCGATCGCGGCCACGAGCGGTGCCGCCAGCTCGATCGCTCGCGCGGTGTCGCCGGTCCACAGCAGGCGGTTGCCGATCGAATCCGTCGCGATCGCGCCCAGCGCGCGCGGATTCGCCCCCGTGACGGCCGAAATGGTGCCGATCGCCGTGCTCAGCGTCCCGGCGAACGCGGCGCCGAGTTCGGCCAGCCCACCGTCGAGGAGCCGTGCCGACCGGGCGCCGGCGAAACGGCCGTCCGGGACGAGGTCGATCGTGACGGCGTCGAGTGACGGGTCCAGCGGCTCACCACGTACGAGCGACTCGACAGAGGGCGCGACGAGGACGGAGGACAGCGAGTACCACCAGATCGTGCCGAGCACTTCGGGTCGCGAGCAGCCGTAGAGTTTCGCGGCCCCGCCGATGCGGGCGCTGACCCAGGTCGCGTCGGCGAGCAGCGTCGCGGATACGTCCATCAGGGCACCGGCCGGTACAGCGTGACGCTGAACGAGGTGGTGACGTCCACCGGCGCGGTGATCGCGTCGAGGCGTTCACGGCGGCCGTCGCGGTGCAGGTGGTGTGCGCTCGGCCCCATCTCGATCACCTGGCGGATCCGGGCGGGCGCCAGCGTCACCCGCTGGGTGACCTCGTGCCGGTCCACCCGGGTGAAGCGTTCACCGAGGGTGTCCTCCAGTCGCGCGTCCTTGCCGCCGTCGACGGAGATCACCAGGTCGCCCAGTTCCCGGAGGTGTCCCGGGTTCGGTGTCGCGACGACCAGCAGCCCGTCCGCGCTCAGGACGCGGTGGAACTGCGGGGCGTTGCGGGGCGCGAAGACGTTGAGGATGAGTGACGCGCTCGAGTCGGCCACCGGCCAGGGTTCCCACAGATTCCACACGGCCGCGCCCGCGCGCGCGTGTGCGCGAGCGGCCCGGCGCAGGGCGACGGCGGAGACGTCGAGCGCCAGTCCGTACGCGGCGGGGACGGCGTCGAGCACGTGCGCGAGGTAGTACCCCGTGCCCGCGCCGGCGTCGATGACCATCCCGTCCTCGACGTGGTCCGCGGCCACCTTCGCGAGGGCGTGGGCGAGAGGCAGATAAGCACCGGAAGAAAGGAGGTCGACGCGGGCCGCGACCATCGGCGCGGTGTCCGCCGTGCCCGCCGGGATGCGCGCGTGCAGAAGATTGACGTAACCCTGCTTCGCTACGTCGAACGAGTGGCCTCTCCCGCAACGCACCGTGCGATCGGTTACCCCGACCGGGTCACCGCAGACCGAACACCGCAGCGACCGGACGATCTCCGGTGGCAGTGGGTCATGGCCGGATACACGTGCGTTCATGGACCTATTCGACCATGAGGTTTCGCAACCGGACAGAACGCACCAGGTCTCCGGAAACCTGGCCGTAACAACGCCGCACCGACAGTTCACGTGGGTGAAACCTGAATCGCCGCCCGAGGAAACACCGCGGTCCAAAGATTCCTGCGCAGTACACCCCAGGCACGGGAGGAAGATTGTGCTGAACGCAGGAGACACCGCATGGGTGTTGATCAGCGCCGCGCTGGTCATGCTCATGACACCGGGATTGGCGTTCTTCTACGGCGGCATGGTCCGCGCGAAGAGCGTCCTGAACATGTTGATGATGAACTTCATCGCGCTCGCCGTAGTCGGTGTCCTCTGGACGCTGTACGGCTTCACGATGGCGTTCGGCAACGATATCGGCGGAGGATTGCTCGGTAACTTCGACTTCGCCGGGCTCTCGAACATCTCCGGCAAACTCGCCGGGTTCGCGACCGCCGCCACCGACACCGCGCCCGAGGTCGCCTGGCCCGGTGCGGACGCGCTGCCGTTGTTCGCCTTCGTGATGTTCCAGCTGATGTTCGCGATCATCACGCCCGCGCTGATCTCCGGTGCCATCGCCGACCGCGCCAAGTTCTGGGGCTGGACGCTGTTCGTCGCGGTGTGGGTGACCGTCGTGTACTTCCCGGTCGCGCACTGGGTGTTCTCGTTCAA is a genomic window containing:
- a CDS encoding helix-turn-helix domain-containing protein, which translates into the protein MQLEAEFTSEPFHGEGPPPEHAVKARDTAEGAGLSADFGPLGTLVRGDADTLLDALPAIARAALHGGATRVTLQLRQVGDDAGEPAVELHSALARLIGDVERELGGKLDTLDRAAKQRAVRLLKERGAFGLRKSVSTVAEALGVTRFTVYNYLNRDQD
- the allB gene encoding allantoinase AllB; the protein is MDLVIKAARAVTAAGEVPATIGVDGGRIVAVEPAEADLDGDRVLGLGEDVVLLPGLVDTHVHVNDPGRTEWEGFASATRAAAAGGVTTIVDMPLNSLPPTVDVASLEVKRKTAEGRVHVDVGFWGGAIPGNLADLRGLHEAGVFGFKSFLLHSGVDEFPPLDARGLEEAMAELRTFDGMIIVHAEDSDAIDHAPDPHGEKYEDFLHSRPRGAENVAIAQVIELARKTGVRAHILHLSSSDALPMVESARRDGVRLTAETCPHYLSFTAEEIGDGATQFKCCPPIREAGNRELLWKGLADGVIDCVVTDHSPCTPELKRFDSGDFGLAWGGIAGLQLGLPAVWTQARQRGFALTDVVRWMAEHPAAQAGMRRKGHLAPGYDADFSVFAPDEAFVVDVAKLKHRNPVSAYHGRPLAGVVRSTWLRGEEITGEDPAGVLLTRGDC
- the alc gene encoding allantoicase, which encodes MEDAVNDRPEWTALPDLASRKFGGTVMWATDELFAEKENLVNPWVPAHQTETFGPKGQVYDGWETRRHREPGDDQAVIRLGLAGAITGVIVDTAFFKGNYPPFVSVEACAVDGYPNAAELAEADWDVLVKRGAAAGHTENSFEVGGSKRYTHVRLTMHPDGGVARLRVHGTPIPDPRLLDLGALDLAALENGAVVTGCSDMFYSSPNNLFSPGLAAHQAEGWETARRRDGGNDWVTVRLAGAGVVRFAELDNSNLKGNAPGWASLSGRDGDGEWIELLPKTRLQPDTRHRFALAEGPEVTEVRLDIYPDGGMARLRLFGALSERGRADLASRFEAAQG
- a CDS encoding CoA-binding protein, whose protein sequence is MTYDVGAVERRRILSRTRSVTIVGASNNPARPSFFVATYLLSSSKYEVNFVNPRLDELLGRPVYPSLADVPGEVDLVSVFRKHDDLPGVAEEVVKAGARTLWLQLGLWHEPVADRAKEAGLDVVMNRCVKIEHARFAGGLHLAGFDTGVISSRRQSAP
- a CDS encoding O-acetylhomoserine aminocarboxypropyltransferase/cysteine synthase family protein: MSERTWGFRTRALHAGGTPDPATGARAVPIYQTTSFVFEDAADAANLFALQKYGNIYSRIGNPTVAAFEERLASLEGAIGGVATGSGQAAEFLTFSALAEAGDHVVSAGGLYGGTVTQLTGTLRRFGIETTFVSGDRVEDYAAAITDRTKLIFTEVIGNPGGGIADIAGLAELAHAHDIPLVVDATLATPYLCRPIEHGADIVLHSATKFLGGHGTTLGGVVVESGKFDWGNGKFPRMTETVESYGGLKYWENFGEYAFCTRLRAEQLRDIGAVLSPHSAFLLLQGVETLPQRMDAHVANARAVAEYLANDSRVAWVNYAGLPDHPHHDRAKKYLPAGPGAVFSFGVDGGRAAGETFVNSVELLSHLANVGDARTLVIHPASTTHQQLSEDQLRAAGVGADLIRLSVGLEDVDDILWDLDQALGKAVAG
- a CDS encoding helix-turn-helix transcriptional regulator, with protein sequence MELNDGATVQRKPLLDVTEYGVRCLLVPVAPEPHDLLSPREHEVARMVGRGYTNKQIAGVLEISLNTVSAHMRRIFTKLGVGSRAAMVAALTGENLAAG
- a CDS encoding (2Fe-2S)-binding protein, coding for MDVSATLLADATWVSARIGGAAKLYGCSRPEVLGTIWWYSLSSVLVAPSVESLVRGEPLDPSLDAVTIDLVPDGRFAGARSARLLDGGLAELGAAFAGTLSTAIGTISAVTGANPRALGAIATDSIGNRLLWTGDTARAIELAAPLVAAIGLGMPEPRFSRIGRNTVVRRASCCLIYEAGNPKCTSCPRQTPEERDRRLRAALG
- a CDS encoding putative RNA methyltransferase, whose amino-acid sequence is MNARVSGHDPLPPEIVRSLRCSVCGDPVGVTDRTVRCGRGHSFDVAKQGYVNLLHARIPAGTADTAPMVAARVDLLSSGAYLPLAHALAKVAADHVEDGMVIDAGAGTGYYLAHVLDAVPAAYGLALDVSAVALRRAARAHARAGAAVWNLWEPWPVADSSASLILNVFAPRNAPQFHRVLSADGLLVVATPNPGHLRELGDLVISVDGGKDARLEDTLGERFTRVDRHEVTQRVTLAPARIRQVIEMGPSAHHLHRDGRRERLDAITAPVDVTTSFSVTLYRPVP